TTCGTGCCGGATCTGCGGGTAAAAGCCCTGGGCCGCGCACATATCGAAGATACGGCTGTAGTAGTCCGGCGAAGCCTTGCGCGAGAACAGCACGAAGGCCTCGCCGCGCAAGTCCGCCAGCGCCAGTTCCGGCTGCGCCGCGAGCGGGTGGTCCGCCGGCAGGCAGCAGACGAACGGTTCGGCGTGCACCCGCGTTGCCTGCAGCGGGTCGGGCACGCGGCCGGTGTGGATAAACGCTGCGTCGAGTTCGTCATGGAGCAGCGCATCGATCTGCTCCTGCGAGTTCAGTTCGGTCAGCGCCATCTGGATGCCTGGGTAAGCCGCCTCAAAGGCGCGCAGGGTTTGCGGCAGGCCGCGATACAGCATCGAGCCGACAAAGCCCACCCGCAGCCGGCCGATGGCGCCCGCTTCGATCTCGCGCGCCAGCAGCCGCGCCGCCTCGGCCTGCGCCAGCAAAGCCGTGGCCGATTCGCGAAAAGCGCGTCCGGCCGCGGTCAGGCGCACGCCGCGGCTGTCCCGGTCGAACAGCCGGGCCCCGACGGAGGCTTCTAGCTGCTGGATGTTCAGCGACAGCGGCGGCTGCGAAATGGCGAGCCGGCGCGCGGCCCGGCCGAAGTGCAGTTCCTCTGCCAGCACAAGGAAATAGCGCAGGTGGCGGAATTCCATGACGATACAAAAATTATATGGATCGAGCCAATTTTAGAATTAGACGCAAATCCTTGGGGTTTGAATAATGCAGATCATAGGGCCGCAGCGTGTTCGTCAACCATGCCGGTCCACCCGACCAGGAGACCCGACATGCCGAACAGCGCCGTGCGCGATACCGCACCTCACGCCCAGCCCGACAGCCCCGCCGCCGCCCATCCCGTGCCCGACCGCCAGGGCGGCAGCCTGTTCGCCGCCGACCCCGAGTTGCGTGCATTACTGCCGCTCTACCTGCCGGCGGATCTGTTCAACCATCTGCTGCCACACCTGGAGCGCATGGGCGCACTGGCCGGCGGCGTGCTCGACGAACTGGCCGCCGTGGCCGACCACAATCCCCCGACGCTAAGCTACCGCACCCGCAGCGGCGTCGACGCGCAGCGCATCGACAAGCATCCTGCCTACGTGGAACTGGAGCGCGTGGCGTTCGCCGAATTCGGGCTGGCCGCCGCTTCGCACCGCGGTGGCGTGCTCGGCTGGGACAAGCCCATGCCGCCGGCGGCGAAGTACGCACTCACCTATCTGTTCGTGCAGGCCGAGTTTGGCCTGTGCTGCCCGCTGTCGATGACCGATTCGCTGACGCGCACGCTGCGCAAGTTCGGCGATCCGGCACTGGTCGGGAAATTCCTGCCCAACCTGACCACGCAGGTGTTCGACGACCTGTACCAGGGCGCCATGTTCATGACCGAGCAGGGCGCCGGTTCCGACGTGGCCGCCACCGCCACGCGAGCGGTGCGCGATGCCGGCGCCGAGGGCGGCTGGCGCCTGCTCGGCGACAAGTGGTTCTGCTCCAACCCCGACGCCGCGCTGGCTATGGTGCTGGCGCGCGTGGAAGACGAAGCCGGCAACGCCGTCTCCGGCCACAAGGGCGTGTCGCTGTTCCTGCTGCCGCGCAAGCTGGCCGACGGCAGCGACAACCACTACCGTGTCATCCGGCTCAAGGACAAGCTCGGCACGCGCTCGATGGCCAGCGGCGAGATCCGCCTCGAAGGCGCGCACGCTTATCTAGTCGGCGAACCCGGCCGCGGCTTCGTGCAGATGGCCGACATGATCAACAACTCGCGCCTGTCCAACGGCGTGCGCGCCGCCGGCCTGATGCGCCGCGCGCTGACCGAGGGCCTGTTCATCGCGCATGAACGCCGCGCCTTCGGCAAGCGCCTGGAAGACATGCCGCTGATGCGCCGCCAGCTGCTCAAGCTGACGCTGCCCACCGAGCAGGCCCGCACCATGGTGTTCCAGACCGCCGAGGCGCTGCGCCGCGCCGATGCCGGCGAAGCCGACGCCTACCCGCTGATGCGCATCCTGACACCGCTGATCAAGTTCCGCGCCTGCCGCGACGCGCGCAAGGTCACCGGCGACGCGATGGAAATCCGCGGCGGCTGCGGCTACATAGAGGAATGGAGCGACCCGCGCCTGGTGCGCGACGCCCACCTCGGCTCGATCTGGGAGGGCACCAGCAATATCGTCGCGCTCGACGTGCTGCGCGCGATCCGCCGCGAAGGCGCGCTGCCGGTGCTGCAGGCCCACCTGGCCGGGCTGCTGGCCGATACGCCGATGCACGCGCACGCACGCGCCACGTTCGAAGGCGCCATCGCCGCTGCCGCGAAACTGGCCGCGCACGCCGCTGAGGCCGGCGCCGACGGCGACCTGCTGGCGCGCCAGGCCGCTTCCGCGCTGTACCACGTGACCACTGCGGTGGCGATGGCGTGGGAAGCCGGCCGCATCGGCTCGGTGCGCCGCATGCGCCTGGCGCAGCTGGTGCTGCGCCACCGTGTGCTGCCGCAGGATCCACTGGCGGCAAGCGTCGAGCCGGAATGGCTGGCCGAAACGGTGGCGCCCCCCGCCGATGGCGTGGTGCGCGCAGCCGGCGCGGTCGCCGACGTCAACGTGTTCTGACGCCACCAAGAAGAACCCATTGTTTGCCCCCCCTCCCGCTGGCGCTTGCCTTTACCCACATCTCGATTGGAAAGGTTGTAAACCGGATTGGACGGTGTTAACTTCGTGTGAAGTTGACAATCAGTGGTGGCAATTTTGCCGGATACGGAAGATCTCGAAGACTGGGCCAGCGACGAATTCAGTGGCGCACAATTGGGCGATGCGCGTCGCACGCAGCGCCTTGTGGCATTGGCGCGCGGACTGGCGCAAAAAGCCCATGTTTCGTTCCCGCAGGCCTTGAGTGGTGCCCAACTCAAGGCGGCATATCGCTTCTTTGATAATGAGGCGGTCGACCCGGACGGAATCCTGGCGAGCCACGTCGCTCAAACCGTGGGTCGCATGCAGCGGGTACCTGTCGTACTGGCGGTGCAGGACACCACGGAATTCAATCTGGCAAATTTGCCCGCGACTGAGGGACTTGGTCACGGCACGGGCGGCAATTTGCACGGATTCATGTTGCACAGCGTGCTGGCGGTGACGCCTGAAGGCCTGCCACTGGGCGTGTTGAGCATGAAGACGTGGGTGCGTGCGCCGCAAGCATCGGGCAAGGCCGGGCAGCGCCGGGCGCTGTCCATTCGTGACAAGGAAAGCGTGAAGTGGCTGGAGGGGCTGGAATGCCTTGAGCCGCTCAAGATGCAGTGTCCGGACACGCACCTTGTTGCCGTCAGCGATCGCGAGGGCGATGTGTACGACGTGTTCCTGGCGCCGCGCCCAGCGGGGGTGGACTGGTTGGTGCGGGCCGCCTGGAATCGAGGCGTGGACCACCCAGAGAAGTATCTGTGGGAGACGGTTGCTGCGGCTCCTGTACTTGGAGAGACCGTATTGCACGTGCCCAGGAGCGGCGCCAGGCAGGCGCGTAGCGCCCGACTGGCTTTGCGTTGTGTGCCCGTCCAACTGCGACCGCCGCGCAGCCGCGGTGCAGAGGATCTACCGAGTCTCGAAGTGTTTGCCATTCACGCGCTGGAGATCGAGCCGCCCCAAGGCGTTGAGCCGCTCGAATGGATGTTGCTCAGTTCAATGCCTACCCAAACGCTGGAAGATGCGCTGGAGCGACTGAGCTGGTATGCCCGGCGCTGGACCATTGAATCCTGGCATCGTGTCCTGAAGAGTGGCTGCCAGATCGAAGCGCGGCAGTTCGGGACGCTGGAGCGGTTCCTACGTGCTACGGCGCTGTTCGCCGTGATCGGCTGGCGCATTATGTACGCGACCATGCTGGGCCGGCTCGAAGCCGATATCCCTTGCTCGGTGCTACTGCAACCGCTCGAATGGCGGGCCTTGTACTGCCGCACGCACGGCACAACCAAGCCACCGGAAGAGGCGCCAAAACTCAGCGACGCGGTCCTTTGGATCGCCAAGCTCGGTGGCTACCTGGGTCGCAAAAACGACGATCCCCCGGGAGCCACCGTCCTCTGGCGCGGCTTCCTCGCCCTGCACGAAATCACCGAAATGTATCGGATCTTCCAGAAAGACGAGTAAGCCGCCGCAAGTTGTGGGTAAAGGCAAGCGCTGGCGGGAGAGGGAGCACCCCGCCCCGAAGATGCCCCAACCATCCCGCCCCCGCGGGAGACGTCCTACACCAGGAGACAACGCCATGAAACTCTGGCACCGCTTCGCGGCCATTGCCGCGTGCTCGCTCTGCATCGCCCCCGCCTTCGCGCAGAAGGACTTCCCGACCAAGCCCATCATGATGGTCGTTACCTACCCGCCGGGCGGTCCGACCGACGCCATGGCGCGCACGCTGGCCGCCGCGCTCAAGACCAGCCTGGGCCAGCCGGTGGTGGTGGAAAACCGCGCAGGCGCCGGCGGCAATATCGGCGCGGAAGTGGTCGCGCGCGCCGAGCCTGACGGCTACACGCTGATGTTCGGCACCTCGGCGCCGCTGGCGATCAACGTCAGCCTCTATCGCAAGATCAACTACGACCCGGTCAAGAGCTTTGCCCCGGTCATCCAGATCGGCCAGCTGCCCAACGTGCTGGTGGTGAACCCCTCGGTGCCGGCGAAGAACGTCAACGAGCTGATCGCCTACGGCAAGGCGCATCCGGGCAAGCTGACCTATGCCTCGTCCGGCAACGGCGCGTCGTCCCACCTCGCCGGCGTGCTGTTCAACAACGTCACCGGCACCGACTTCCAGCATATCCCGTACAAGGGCACCGGCCCGGCGCTGAACGACCTGCTCGGCGGCCAGGTCAGCATGACCTTCACCGACGTGCTGACCGCGATGCCCTTTATCAAGAGCGGCAAGGTGCGCGCGCTGGGCGTCACCACCAAGGCGCGCTCGCAGGCGCTGCCGGATGTGCCGACTGTCGCCGAACAGGGAGTGCCGGGTTTTGACGTCTCGGTCTTCTTCGGCGTGGTGGCGCCGGCGGGCACGCCGCCCGAAGTGATCGGCAAGCTCAACCGCGCCTTCGCCGATGCGCTCAAGCAGCCCGAGGTGCGCAAGACGCTGCAGGCGCAAGGCCTGGAATTCGCGCCGTCGACCACGCCGGAGCAGCTTGGGGGCTTCGTCAAGGCCGAGGTCGGCAAGTGGCGCGCCGTGGTGCAGAAGTCCGGCGCGCAGCTTGACTAGGTGACCAAGCGACCAAGCGACTAAGCAAAGAGGAGCCAGCCATGACCCAATCCAGCCCCGGCGCGCTTGCCGGCATCCGCGTGGTCGACCTGTCGCGCATCCTGGGCGGCCCGTACTGCGGCCAGATTCTCGGCGACCACGGTGCCGACGTGCTCAAGATCGAACCGCCCCAGGGCGACGACACCCGTACCTGGGGCCCGCCGTTCAAGGACGGCGTGGCGTCGTACTACTTCGGCCTGAACCGCAACAAGCGGGTGATGCGGCTGAACCTGACCACGGAAGGCGGGCGCGAAGTCCTGCTGGCCCTGCTGGCCGATGCCGACGTACTGGTCGAGAACTTCAAGACCGGCACGATGGAGAAGTGGGGGCTGGGCTATGACGTACTGTCGGCGCGCTTCCCGCGGCTGGTGCATTGCCGCGTGTCGGGCTTCGGCGCGGATGGCCCGCTGGGCGGCCTGCCCGGCTACGATGCAGCGATCCAGGCGATGTCCGGCATCATGAGCATCAACGGCGAAGCCGACGGCGATGCGTTGCGCGTGGGTTTGCCGGTGGTCGACATGGTCACCGGACTGAATGCCGCGATCGGCGTGCTGCTGGCGTTGCAGGAGCGAGCGCGCAGCGGGCGCGGGCAGTTCGTCGAGGCGGCACTGTATGACTCCGGCCTGTCGTTGCTGCATCCGCATGCGGCCAACTGGTTCATGAGCGGCAAGACCCCGCAGCGTACCGGTAACGCGCATCCGAACATCTACCCGTACGACACCGTGGCCACTGCCACCGACCCGATCTTCCTCGCGGTCGGCAATGACCGGCAGTTCCGCATCCTGTGCGAACACCTGCAGGTGCCGGTGCTGGCAGATGACGAACGCTATGCCACCGCGGGTGCGCGTTCGGTGAACCGCGTGGCGCTGAAGGCCGAACTGGAGACACACCTGCGCAAGCACGATGGCAAGACGCTGGCCGACACGCTGGTCGCCGCGGGCGTGCCGTGCGCACCGGTGCTGTCCGTTGCCGACGCCCTGCAGCATCCACATACGCTGCACCGCGAGATGGTGGTGGAAATGGAAGGCGGCTACAAGGGCCTGGGCGCGCCGGTCAAGCTGAGCCGGACGCCGGCGAGTTACCGGTATGCGCCGTTGAGCGAGGGGGACGCGTTTCTCTCGGACGGCCAGTAGGTCCCTACGGCCTGCGGCGCCTGCAGGCCGCGGCCCAGTGCCGGCGCCACAGCCTGGTCAAAGGCACTTGAGCCGCAGCTTCTTTGGCACACCTCAGCCCGGAATCATCCCCGGCAACAGATAGGCCTGTACCACAGTGATGATTCCGATGATCACCGCAAACAGCAGGCTGTGCTTCACGGTAAATCGGAACAGCTCCGACTCCTTGCCAACCAGCCCCGTCGCCGCGCAGGCCACCGCGATCGATTGCGGCGAGATCATCTTCGCGGTCACGCCGCCGGTGGTGTTGGCCGCCACCATCAGCGTGTCCGATACACCGATCTGATGTGCCGTCGTGTTCTGCAGTGCGCAGAACAGCGCGTTGGACGACGTATCCGATCCGGTCAGGAACACGCCCAGCCAGCCGAGGAACGGCGAGAAGAACGGGAACGCGGCGCCGGTGCCGGCCAGCAGCAGCGCCAGCGTCGAGGACATGCCGGAGTAGTTGGCGACGAAGGCAAAGGCCAGCACCAGCCCGATCGACAGCACCGGGCGCGCCAGTTCCACCAGCGTCTCGCCGAAGGTGGCAACCAGGTCGCGCGGCTTCATGCGCAGCAGCACCGCCGAGATCAGCGCGGTCAGCAGGATCGCGGTGCCCACGGCGGACAGCAGGTCCAGCTTCAGCACGGCGTCATACGCCTTGGGCGTCGCCACGATCGGCGCGGCCTTGATCACCATCTGGTCCAGCCCCGGCACCTTGAACTTCAGCACCGTGCCCGCCAGCACGCCATTGGCGGCGAACAGTGCCTTGAACGGCTGCAGGCTCCATACCGTGACGATAGCCGTCAGGATGCCGAACGGTGCCCAGGCCCGCAGCGTTTGCGCCAGCGTGTAGGGCGATGCCTTGCGGCTCACCGGGGCAGCGCCAAAGCCACCGCCGAAGCCGGCCAGCGCCACGGTGCCGCCGCTGGCCGTGCCGCCCGCGCGCTGCGAAGCGCTGCGCGGCTGCCAGACCTTCAGGAACGCCGCCAGCGACACCAGGCTGACCAGCGCAGAGGTGATGTCCGGCAGTTCCGGCCCGATATGGTTGGAAGTGAAGTACTGCGTCACCGCAAAGCTGCCGCCGCACACCAGCGCCGCCGGCCAGGTCTCGCGCACGCCCTTGGCGCCGTCCATCATGAACACCAGCCAGAACGGCACCAGCAGCGACAGCAGCGGCAGTTGGCGGCCGGCCATCGCGCCGATAAGGAAGGGATCGATGCCCGTGACCTGCCCGGCCACGATGATGGGAATTCCCATCGCGCCAAACGCCACCGGCGCGGTATTGGCGATCAGGCACAGGCCCGCGGCATACAGCGGATTGAAGCCCAGGCCGACCAGCAGCGCTGCGGTGATCGCCACCGGCGCGCCGAAGCCTGCCGCACCTTCCAGGAAGGCGCCGAAGGCAAAGCCGATCAGCAGCATCTGCAGGCGCTGGTCGTCGGTGATCGACAGCACCGAGGCACGGATGATGTCGAACTGGCCCGTCTTGACCACGATCTTGTAGAGGAACACCGCGGTCACGATGATCCATGCGATCGGCCACAGGCCGTAGGCAAAGCCGAAGCCGGCCGCGGCCAGCGCCTGCTGCACCGGCATGCCGTACGCGAAGATCGCCACGCCGAGCGCCAGCAGCAACGTCACCGCGGCGGCGGCATGGCCCTTCATGCGCCACACGGCCAGCGCGAAGAAGAAGAACAGGATGGGAATGGCCGCCGCCAGCGCCGACAGCCACAGGCTGCCTAGCGGCGTATAGAGTTGGGTCCAGGGTTGCACGGCTTAGTCTCCTACTTCAGTGGTGTTTCGAAAAATCTTTGTAGTTCTGGCAATCGCGGCGGCATG
This genomic window from Cupriavidus sp. P-10 contains:
- a CDS encoding LysR substrate-binding domain-containing protein encodes the protein MEFRHLRYFLVLAEELHFGRAARRLAISQPPLSLNIQQLEASVGARLFDRDSRGVRLTAAGRAFRESATALLAQAEAARLLAREIEAGAIGRLRVGFVGSMLYRGLPQTLRAFEAAYPGIQMALTELNSQEQIDALLHDELDAAFIHTGRVPDPLQATRVHAEPFVCCLPADHPLAAQPELALADLRGEAFVLFSRKASPDYYSRIFDMCAAQGFYPQIRHEVRHWLSVVSLVSQGMGVAVVPAALARSGMAGAAFRPLAGTAVRSEVYCVWKTAPDHPARDNFVAMVAAQVASTEATSKEATHQRKSHRHDGRWLVKYAWNGVFSVLAA
- a CDS encoding acyl-CoA dehydrogenase family protein, with the protein product MPNSAVRDTAPHAQPDSPAAAHPVPDRQGGSLFAADPELRALLPLYLPADLFNHLLPHLERMGALAGGVLDELAAVADHNPPTLSYRTRSGVDAQRIDKHPAYVELERVAFAEFGLAAASHRGGVLGWDKPMPPAAKYALTYLFVQAEFGLCCPLSMTDSLTRTLRKFGDPALVGKFLPNLTTQVFDDLYQGAMFMTEQGAGSDVAATATRAVRDAGAEGGWRLLGDKWFCSNPDAALAMVLARVEDEAGNAVSGHKGVSLFLLPRKLADGSDNHYRVIRLKDKLGTRSMASGEIRLEGAHAYLVGEPGRGFVQMADMINNSRLSNGVRAAGLMRRALTEGLFIAHERRAFGKRLEDMPLMRRQLLKLTLPTEQARTMVFQTAEALRRADAGEADAYPLMRILTPLIKFRACRDARKVTGDAMEIRGGCGYIEEWSDPRLVRDAHLGSIWEGTSNIVALDVLRAIRREGALPVLQAHLAGLLADTPMHAHARATFEGAIAAAAKLAAHAAEAGADGDLLARQAASALYHVTTAVAMAWEAGRIGSVRRMRLAQLVLRHRVLPQDPLAASVEPEWLAETVAPPADGVVRAAGAVADVNVF
- a CDS encoding IS4 family transposase; its protein translation is MVAILPDTEDLEDWASDEFSGAQLGDARRTQRLVALARGLAQKAHVSFPQALSGAQLKAAYRFFDNEAVDPDGILASHVAQTVGRMQRVPVVLAVQDTTEFNLANLPATEGLGHGTGGNLHGFMLHSVLAVTPEGLPLGVLSMKTWVRAPQASGKAGQRRALSIRDKESVKWLEGLECLEPLKMQCPDTHLVAVSDREGDVYDVFLAPRPAGVDWLVRAAWNRGVDHPEKYLWETVAAAPVLGETVLHVPRSGARQARSARLALRCVPVQLRPPRSRGAEDLPSLEVFAIHALEIEPPQGVEPLEWMLLSSMPTQTLEDALERLSWYARRWTIESWHRVLKSGCQIEARQFGTLERFLRATALFAVIGWRIMYATMLGRLEADIPCSVLLQPLEWRALYCRTHGTTKPPEEAPKLSDAVLWIAKLGGYLGRKNDDPPGATVLWRGFLALHEITEMYRIFQKDE
- a CDS encoding Bug family tripartite tricarboxylate transporter substrate binding protein, whose translation is MKLWHRFAAIAACSLCIAPAFAQKDFPTKPIMMVVTYPPGGPTDAMARTLAAALKTSLGQPVVVENRAGAGGNIGAEVVARAEPDGYTLMFGTSAPLAINVSLYRKINYDPVKSFAPVIQIGQLPNVLVVNPSVPAKNVNELIAYGKAHPGKLTYASSGNGASSHLAGVLFNNVTGTDFQHIPYKGTGPALNDLLGGQVSMTFTDVLTAMPFIKSGKVRALGVTTKARSQALPDVPTVAEQGVPGFDVSVFFGVVAPAGTPPEVIGKLNRAFADALKQPEVRKTLQAQGLEFAPSTTPEQLGGFVKAEVGKWRAVVQKSGAQLD
- a CDS encoding CaiB/BaiF CoA transferase family protein is translated as MTQSSPGALAGIRVVDLSRILGGPYCGQILGDHGADVLKIEPPQGDDTRTWGPPFKDGVASYYFGLNRNKRVMRLNLTTEGGREVLLALLADADVLVENFKTGTMEKWGLGYDVLSARFPRLVHCRVSGFGADGPLGGLPGYDAAIQAMSGIMSINGEADGDALRVGLPVVDMVTGLNAAIGVLLALQERARSGRGQFVEAALYDSGLSLLHPHAANWFMSGKTPQRTGNAHPNIYPYDTVATATDPIFLAVGNDRQFRILCEHLQVPVLADDERYATAGARSVNRVALKAELETHLRKHDGKTLADTLVAAGVPCAPVLSVADALQHPHTLHREMVVEMEGGYKGLGAPVKLSRTPASYRYAPLSEGDAFLSDGQ
- a CDS encoding lactate permease LctP family transporter, which codes for MQPWTQLYTPLGSLWLSALAAAIPILFFFFALAVWRMKGHAAAAVTLLLALGVAIFAYGMPVQQALAAAGFGFAYGLWPIAWIIVTAVFLYKIVVKTGQFDIIRASVLSITDDQRLQMLLIGFAFGAFLEGAAGFGAPVAITAALLVGLGFNPLYAAGLCLIANTAPVAFGAMGIPIIVAGQVTGIDPFLIGAMAGRQLPLLSLLVPFWLVFMMDGAKGVRETWPAALVCGGSFAVTQYFTSNHIGPELPDITSALVSLVSLAAFLKVWQPRSASQRAGGTASGGTVALAGFGGGFGAAPVSRKASPYTLAQTLRAWAPFGILTAIVTVWSLQPFKALFAANGVLAGTVLKFKVPGLDQMVIKAAPIVATPKAYDAVLKLDLLSAVGTAILLTALISAVLLRMKPRDLVATFGETLVELARPVLSIGLVLAFAFVANYSGMSSTLALLLAGTGAAFPFFSPFLGWLGVFLTGSDTSSNALFCALQNTTAHQIGVSDTLMVAANTTGGVTAKMISPQSIAVACAATGLVGKESELFRFTVKHSLLFAVIIGIITVVQAYLLPGMIPG